From a region of the Roseivirga sp. 4D4 genome:
- a CDS encoding alpha/beta hydrolase family protein yields the protein MQLIESVLVLLVLVQLIFLFINKKEKQSLAFVGLGLLAFHFILGEGRWQMSFLYLIEVILIGIYLKRTKSSRWMRVIGCFFAVILTVASAILAYALPVFSLPSPTGSFNVGLEKLYIPVNSREETITENPSDKRELMVNVWYPTKDPTEVNSPYLPQVERVGFATKYGLPPAALNYLNKVETHHQRDAQPADGQFPVLIFSPGYYTPASGYLSIIEDLVSHGFIIFNIIHPHETMGIEYPDGRNVFFDMAFNEANSWGWNDDVSSAVNTLQSSNDNNEKRKATAQMAKTYGKDIVKRWAADMGSVIDRLTQLNSDPSFRLQGKLDLDRLATYGHSVGGSAAIEAAIFDERIKAAVNLDGAQWGSLIDTVLNKPAALISSSATYGQPDVNQYIFEKSLGKNFQNLVLRNSGHSNFSDIPFMIRVPQLNEAGSISPTIAAQNTTAFLNAFFKKYLLDETIDLDDWVDSNPYLMHRE from the coding sequence ATGCAACTGATCGAATCGGTTCTAGTACTCTTGGTACTGGTACAACTCATTTTCCTCTTTATTAACAAAAAAGAGAAGCAATCACTGGCTTTCGTTGGCCTGGGGCTACTTGCCTTTCACTTCATACTGGGTGAAGGCCGTTGGCAAATGTCCTTCCTCTATCTCATTGAAGTCATTTTGATCGGTATTTACCTCAAGCGCACCAAATCCTCTCGATGGATGCGTGTAATAGGTTGCTTCTTTGCTGTGATCCTGACTGTCGCCTCCGCTATCTTGGCATATGCCCTGCCAGTATTTTCTCTACCCTCACCCACTGGATCATTCAATGTAGGTCTTGAAAAACTGTACATACCGGTGAATTCTAGAGAAGAAACCATCACTGAAAATCCATCCGACAAAAGGGAACTGATGGTCAATGTATGGTATCCCACAAAGGACCCAACTGAAGTCAACTCTCCCTATTTGCCTCAAGTGGAAAGGGTCGGTTTTGCCACAAAATACGGACTTCCACCAGCTGCATTGAATTATCTGAATAAGGTAGAAACCCATCATCAACGGGATGCTCAACCTGCCGATGGCCAATTTCCTGTATTGATATTTTCACCAGGCTATTATACGCCTGCTTCAGGCTATTTGAGTATCATAGAAGACCTTGTGAGCCATGGTTTTATCATTTTTAACATTATCCATCCGCACGAAACCATGGGTATTGAATATCCTGACGGAAGAAATGTCTTCTTTGACATGGCCTTCAACGAAGCCAATAGCTGGGGCTGGAATGATGATGTTTCCAGTGCGGTAAACACGCTGCAAAGCTCCAATGACAACAATGAAAAGCGCAAGGCCACTGCACAAATGGCAAAAACCTATGGCAAGGATATCGTTAAGCGCTGGGCGGCCGATATGGGAAGTGTCATCGACCGGCTTACACAGCTAAATTCAGACCCTTCTTTCAGGCTTCAAGGGAAGCTAGATTTAGATCGATTGGCTACTTATGGGCATTCTGTTGGAGGCTCGGCAGCGATAGAAGCGGCCATCTTTGATGAAAGAATCAAGGCAGCGGTCAACCTTGATGGAGCACAATGGGGAAGCCTAATTGACACTGTGCTTAATAAACCTGCTGCCTTGATAAGCTCAAGCGCCACTTATGGCCAACCTGATGTCAATCAATACATATTTGAAAAATCACTAGGCAAAAACTTCCAGAACTTGGTCCTTCGTAATTCTGGGCATAGCAATTTCAGCGATATTCCATTTATGATAAGGGTGCCACAGCTCAACGAGGCAGGAAGTATCAGCCCGACAATTGCTGCTCAAAACACCACCGCGTTCCTTAATGCCTTTTTCAAAAAATATCTTCTTGACGAAACGATCGACCTAGACGATTGGGTTGATTCTAATCCATATTTAATGCACCGGGAATAA
- a CDS encoding S9 family peptidase has translation MKIKYTLTFVLAIVFTLAGFQSQAQDKLKNMPGYEQYRSVAPQIRRSVKPGTLSANWAEDSKTFEYIKDGKLWSYDVRKKKLTDMGDPPPPPPRRRFNRPARGRQYASADSPDGKLKAFTRDRNMYISNPDGSGEIAITTDGNMDNLVKYGIATWVYGEELRQTTAMWWSPDSKKVAFYKFNEQGAKRYYVLLDQLALYDSLEVMSYPKVGEPNLPVDLMVYDLETKKITEVEARDGKPFADGPLGTYLYGMAWTPDSKEFLYHTTNRKQDIMEYRAADPNTGKSRTVVREEWLPSFTKNTPEMRVLEDGERFIWASERTGFNNYYLYNFDGTLITPLTQHEFEVNNIVRVDEKAGYMYYMARSGDNHMKMQLHRVKLDGTKDTRMTDPSLHHSVNIAPDGKHFIDIVQTHNIPPSTRLMTAKGKEVAVLVESDISKWEELGLKTVEAFTFTSADGVTELHGLIHFPSNFDPNKKYPLILANYGGPATNEFRETFTFPNPLTEYGFLIVDIDGRNVRGRGKRLLDQLYGNLGIVEQDDFAEGIKSLYDRPYFDKDRVGVYGTSYGGTTAAMSLLRFPDVYHAAVANSAVTDWINYDNIYTERYMNTLENNKAGYDAFNLMNYAKNLKGEIMVYYGTADNNVHPSNSLQLIKALQDAGKSFEVQVGPDRGHTAVSTDRMMEFFIEHLVMSNGMAMQIKR, from the coding sequence ATGAAAATTAAGTATACGCTGACCTTCGTGTTGGCCATAGTATTTACCCTTGCAGGCTTTCAAAGTCAGGCACAGGATAAGTTGAAAAACATGCCGGGATACGAGCAGTATCGCTCAGTGGCGCCTCAGATCAGAAGATCTGTAAAACCAGGGACACTATCGGCTAATTGGGCCGAGGACAGTAAGACCTTTGAGTATATCAAAGACGGAAAGCTGTGGTCTTATGATGTTCGCAAAAAGAAATTGACGGATATGGGCGATCCACCTCCACCACCACCAAGAAGAAGGTTTAACAGACCTGCACGTGGTCGTCAATATGCTTCTGCGGATTCCCCAGATGGTAAATTGAAGGCCTTCACCCGTGATCGAAACATGTACATCAGCAACCCTGACGGCAGTGGTGAAATCGCCATCACCACAGATGGCAATATGGATAATCTGGTAAAGTATGGTATTGCTACTTGGGTTTATGGAGAAGAGCTTCGTCAGACAACAGCCATGTGGTGGTCACCAGATAGTAAAAAAGTGGCTTTCTATAAATTTAACGAGCAGGGAGCTAAGCGATACTATGTATTGTTAGATCAATTGGCACTTTATGATTCACTCGAAGTAATGTCTTACCCGAAAGTAGGCGAACCTAATCTTCCGGTAGACCTAATGGTGTATGACCTTGAGACGAAGAAAATCACAGAGGTTGAGGCTAGAGATGGTAAACCCTTTGCTGATGGTCCTTTAGGAACATACTTGTACGGAATGGCTTGGACGCCTGATAGTAAGGAGTTTTTGTACCACACTACCAACCGAAAGCAAGACATCATGGAGTACAGAGCTGCTGATCCTAATACCGGCAAGTCCAGAACTGTGGTTCGTGAAGAGTGGTTGCCAAGCTTTACGAAGAATACTCCTGAAATGAGGGTATTAGAAGATGGTGAACGTTTCATTTGGGCGTCAGAGAGAACAGGTTTCAACAATTACTACCTGTACAACTTTGATGGTACGTTGATCACACCACTAACACAGCATGAGTTTGAAGTGAACAACATTGTCAGAGTAGATGAGAAGGCTGGATACATGTATTACATGGCCAGAAGTGGAGATAATCACATGAAAATGCAGCTACACCGAGTGAAGCTGGATGGTACGAAAGATACCCGTATGACTGACCCTTCGTTACACCATAGTGTGAATATCGCTCCTGATGGCAAGCACTTTATTGATATCGTTCAAACGCACAATATACCACCTTCTACTAGGTTGATGACGGCTAAGGGCAAAGAAGTAGCAGTACTGGTGGAAAGTGATATATCTAAATGGGAAGAACTTGGCCTGAAGACTGTCGAAGCTTTTACATTTACTTCGGCCGATGGTGTAACAGAATTACACGGTTTGATTCACTTCCCGTCTAACTTCGATCCAAATAAGAAATACCCTTTGATCCTCGCTAACTATGGTGGACCTGCAACCAACGAGTTCAGAGAGACCTTTACTTTCCCCAACCCATTAACTGAATACGGCTTCCTGATCGTTGATATCGATGGAAGAAATGTTCGTGGTAGAGGTAAGCGTTTATTGGATCAGTTGTATGGAAACCTAGGTATCGTTGAGCAAGATGACTTTGCAGAAGGTATTAAGTCGCTTTACGATCGTCCTTATTTCGATAAGGATAGAGTAGGCGTATATGGTACTTCTTATGGTGGTACTACTGCTGCAATGAGTCTGTTGAGATTCCCTGATGTATACCATGCGGCTGTAGCCAACTCAGCTGTGACAGACTGGATCAATTATGATAACATCTACACCGAGCGGTATATGAATACGCTGGAGAACAACAAGGCAGGCTATGATGCCTTTAACCTAATGAACTACGCTAAGAACCTTAAGGGGGAAATCATGGTGTATTACGGTACTGCGGACAATAATGTGCATCCATCTAACTCACTTCAGTTGATCAAAGCATTACAAGATGCTGGTAAGAGCTTTGAAGTGCAGGTTGGTCCGGATAGGGGACATACTGCTGTTTCTACTGACCGTATGATGGAATTCTTTATCGAGCACTTAGTCATGTCAAACGGCATGGCCATGCAGATTAAAAGATAA
- a CDS encoding LytR/AlgR family response regulator transcription factor, producing the protein MIRRIEKNRLMKTIRLVLMWLAVFVLLVIKYAQSTFGIEESLYFSGMLFPVILGTSLYFNYVLVPKYLLKQNYRVFGLYAFYLLIISVYLETWVVVLSLVLIADYQFSSLSPEVADIVNMALLLYAIVFIHGFSVLFQHFVKQKKTNEGLILDQRKEEERAFVVVSQRKQVRIDEPSVRYVESLSDYVKIHLKEGEVIVTKATITSLESALSEDFVRIHRSFLVNKHHVTSFTREKVMFDDLALNITRKFKESALQALAQ; encoded by the coding sequence ATGATAAGAAGAATTGAGAAAAATCGCCTCATGAAAACGATCAGACTCGTGTTGATGTGGTTGGCAGTATTTGTATTACTTGTCATTAAATATGCTCAATCCACTTTTGGCATAGAGGAGAGCTTGTATTTCAGCGGTATGCTTTTTCCGGTGATTCTGGGCACGTCACTCTACTTTAATTACGTTTTGGTCCCCAAGTATTTACTGAAGCAGAATTATAGGGTCTTTGGATTGTATGCTTTCTACCTGTTGATCATCTCAGTTTACCTTGAGACCTGGGTAGTTGTTTTGTCATTGGTGCTTATTGCCGATTATCAATTCAGTTCTTTGAGTCCAGAGGTAGCAGATATCGTCAATATGGCCTTGCTGCTTTATGCTATAGTGTTTATTCATGGCTTCAGTGTACTCTTTCAACATTTCGTTAAACAAAAGAAAACGAATGAAGGACTGATATTGGATCAAAGAAAGGAAGAGGAAAGGGCTTTTGTTGTGGTGAGCCAACGTAAGCAGGTACGCATCGATGAGCCGTCTGTTCGGTATGTCGAAAGCCTAAGCGACTATGTAAAGATCCATTTGAAGGAGGGAGAGGTCATTGTGACCAAAGCAACTATAACTAGCCTTGAATCCGCGCTTTCTGAAGACTTTGTGAGAATTCACCGCTCTTTTTTAGTTAATAAACATCATGTAACCTCTTTTACTCGTGAGAAAGTCATGTTTGATGATCTGGCCCTAAATATCACTCGAAAGTTTAAGGAGAGCGCCTTACAGGCATTGGCTCAATAA